In one Achromobacter spanius genomic region, the following are encoded:
- a CDS encoding CobW family GTP-binding protein has product MAVDLFLLCGFLGSGKTTLLVDYLRDPASRDTGVIVNEAGEIGVDGAIVANDSDNVPMTLMANGCVCCSLRSDLVYTLSALLDAPRPEGEGPLQRVILECSGLSRPGPIIASLADPELASRGLRLTVVCTDDCARDPDALAEMDEAMAQFGAAHRIVLTKTDLLPASALDARAARAAVLNPLADVIAEPDRRRAVQAAFAPSQGVADLAGLAARMLAASKPGLAHPRIRVMAARAREGISWTDFSEWLDNLAGLCGERLLRVKAVVRVADCAEPILIQSVGTTFSAPQRLRRQPDASAAIIVIARDIDADDIRTLAPDASVEMLA; this is encoded by the coding sequence ATGGCCGTCGACCTGTTCCTGTTGTGCGGGTTCCTGGGCAGCGGCAAGACCACGCTGCTGGTGGATTACCTGCGCGATCCGGCCTCCCGCGATACGGGCGTGATCGTCAACGAGGCGGGGGAAATCGGCGTGGACGGCGCCATTGTGGCCAACGACAGCGACAACGTGCCGATGACGCTGATGGCCAATGGCTGCGTGTGCTGCTCGTTGCGCAGCGACCTGGTCTACACCTTGAGCGCACTGCTGGACGCGCCGCGCCCCGAGGGCGAAGGCCCCTTGCAGCGCGTGATCCTGGAATGCAGCGGCTTGTCTCGGCCCGGCCCCATCATCGCGTCGCTGGCCGATCCTGAACTGGCCAGCCGTGGCCTGCGGCTGACTGTGGTCTGCACCGACGATTGCGCGCGCGACCCCGATGCATTGGCAGAGATGGACGAAGCCATGGCGCAGTTCGGCGCCGCGCACCGCATCGTGTTGACCAAGACCGACCTGCTGCCGGCATCCGCGCTGGATGCCCGCGCCGCGCGCGCCGCCGTGTTGAATCCGCTAGCGGACGTGATCGCCGAACCCGACCGCCGCCGTGCCGTGCAGGCCGCATTCGCGCCGTCGCAAGGCGTGGCCGACCTGGCGGGTCTGGCCGCGCGGATGTTGGCGGCAAGCAAGCCCGGTTTGGCGCACCCGCGCATCCGCGTCATGGCCGCGCGGGCGCGCGAGGGCATCAGCTGGACCGATTTTTCAGAATGGCTGGATAACCTGGCGGGCTTGTGCGGCGAACGTTTGCTGCGCGTGAAGGCAGTGGTGCGCGTGGCCGACTGCGCCGAACCCATCCTGATCCAGTCCGTGGGCACGACCTTCAGCGCGCCGCAACGGCTGAGGCGCCAACCCGACGCCAGCGCCGCCATCATCGTGATCGCGCGCGACATCGATGCGGATGACATCCGCACCTTGGCGCCCGATGCGTCGGTGGAAATGCTGGCCTGA
- a CDS encoding amidohydrolase family protein, with protein sequence MSDPTFSQSEVGEESRDVNAAKGWHPPSAPASRDRGLGPFPRLILRGATIIDGTGAPPWGPVDIVIENDRITALVNVGTPHKAIDPKRRPGPGDHEIDCHGKFVTPGFVDAHAHIGTPYHAMSGIVPPADYIYKLWLAHGVTTVREMGAMGGLGWTMEQRELSAANKIAAPRMVVHSVFPAVNDRVKTIHTPEQGREWVRKLAARGADGIKFFGAPPAIMEAALDEAAQLGLRSGCHHAQMAVTRVNALKSARWGLTSSEHYYGLPEALFEDRVVQSFPTDYNYSDEYYRFAVAGQTFMQAAQPGSAKWRQVMDQFLELGHTFVPTFNIYDANRDLMRARRADWHDDYTWKAVWKYFQPQRGGHGAYWYRWSTTNEIEWKQNYRLWMQFINEYKNLGGRVCAGSDSGFIFQIYGFGFVRELELLQEAGFHPIEVLRAATSQSAALLGIDEDTGSIDVQKRADLLIHDQNPLTDFKLLFGTGAMRLNDDTAKVEWKRCLQTTIKSGVVYDTAELLADVRKMVKDSWAEDPDGERPPFGGSPAGSPCDSADQAS encoded by the coding sequence ATGAGCGATCCCACGTTTTCGCAATCGGAAGTTGGTGAGGAATCGCGCGACGTCAATGCCGCCAAGGGCTGGCATCCGCCGTCCGCGCCGGCATCGCGCGATCGCGGGCTGGGGCCATTTCCCCGGCTGATTTTGCGCGGCGCCACCATCATCGACGGCACCGGCGCGCCGCCCTGGGGGCCGGTGGACATCGTGATCGAGAACGACCGCATCACCGCCCTGGTCAACGTGGGCACGCCACACAAGGCCATCGACCCCAAGCGCCGGCCTGGCCCTGGCGACCACGAGATCGATTGCCACGGCAAGTTCGTCACGCCTGGCTTCGTGGACGCGCATGCGCACATCGGCACGCCGTATCACGCCATGAGCGGCATCGTGCCGCCCGCCGACTACATCTACAAGCTGTGGCTGGCGCATGGCGTGACGACCGTGCGCGAGATGGGCGCGATGGGCGGCCTGGGCTGGACGATGGAGCAGCGCGAGCTCTCGGCCGCCAACAAGATCGCCGCGCCGCGCATGGTGGTGCATTCGGTGTTTCCCGCCGTGAACGACCGCGTCAAGACCATCCACACGCCCGAGCAGGGCCGCGAATGGGTGCGCAAGCTGGCCGCGCGCGGCGCGGACGGCATCAAGTTCTTTGGCGCACCGCCCGCCATCATGGAAGCGGCGCTGGACGAGGCCGCGCAACTGGGTCTGCGTTCGGGCTGCCACCACGCGCAGATGGCGGTGACGCGCGTGAATGCGCTGAAGTCCGCGCGCTGGGGCCTGACCAGTTCCGAACACTATTACGGCCTGCCCGAAGCGCTGTTCGAAGACCGCGTCGTGCAGTCCTTTCCCACCGACTACAACTACAGCGACGAGTACTACCGTTTTGCCGTGGCCGGCCAGACCTTCATGCAGGCGGCGCAACCGGGTTCGGCCAAGTGGCGCCAGGTGATGGACCAGTTTCTGGAGCTGGGCCACACCTTCGTGCCCACCTTCAACATCTACGACGCCAACCGCGACCTGATGCGCGCACGCCGCGCCGATTGGCACGACGACTACACCTGGAAGGCGGTGTGGAAATACTTCCAGCCGCAACGCGGCGGGCACGGCGCCTACTGGTATCGCTGGAGCACCACCAACGAGATCGAGTGGAAGCAGAACTACCGTTTGTGGATGCAGTTCATCAACGAATACAAGAACCTGGGCGGCCGCGTGTGCGCGGGCAGCGATTCCGGTTTCATCTTCCAGATCTACGGCTTTGGCTTCGTGCGTGAACTGGAACTGCTGCAGGAAGCAGGCTTTCATCCCATTGAAGTGCTGCGCGCGGCCACCTCGCAAAGCGCCGCGCTGCTGGGCATCGATGAGGACACCGGCTCCATCGACGTGCAAAAGCGCGCCGACCTGCTGATCCACGACCAGAACCCACTGACCGATTTCAAGCTGCTGTTCGGCACCGGCGCCATGCGCTTGAACGACGACACGGCCAAGGTGGAATGGAAGCGCTGCCTGCAAACCACCATCAAGTCCGGCGTGGTGTATGACACCGCCGAACTGCTGGCGGACGTGCGCAAGATGGTCAAGGACAGCTGGGCGGAAGACCCCGATGGCGAGCGCCCGCCGTTTGGTGGATCGCCCGCGGGCTCGCCTTGCGATAGCGCGGATCAGGCGTCCTGA
- a CDS encoding metal-dependent hydrolase family protein, with amino-acid sequence MASVLFKNANLLDPLLADLQEGHHVLVEDGVIKEVSDKPIASASAQVIDAAGRTLMPGLIDLHVHVLATQLNLSTQGVLPDALVMMRAVPIMAAMLRRGFTTVRDAGGAGWGLKCAVNEGTVKGPRLFISGRAISQTGGHGDPRPRSDHLRPMSFCGCCFRAGDIGRVADGIDDVRKAVRQELQMGADQIKMMASGGVASPTDPIASYGYSEEEIRVIVDEAASRQTYVMAHSYTADAIERAIRNGVRTIEHGNLVDERVARFMAEKGAFVVPTLVTYEALANEGADYGLPPDSVAKIATVRTAGLHSLEIYKKAGVKIGYGSDLLGPSQRLQSDEFRIRNEVLSAQEVIQCATTTAAEVLNQVGQLGRIQVGALADVLLVDGNPYRDLSCLLGQGEHIDLIMKEGVIEHNGLGG; translated from the coding sequence ATGGCATCCGTATTGTTCAAGAACGCGAACCTGCTCGACCCCTTGCTGGCGGACCTGCAGGAAGGCCACCACGTGCTGGTTGAGGATGGCGTCATCAAGGAAGTGTCGGACAAGCCCATCGCGAGCGCGTCGGCGCAGGTGATCGACGCCGCCGGCCGCACGCTGATGCCTGGCCTGATCGACCTGCATGTGCATGTGCTGGCCACGCAACTGAACCTGAGCACGCAAGGCGTGCTGCCCGATGCGCTGGTGATGATGCGCGCCGTGCCCATCATGGCGGCCATGCTGCGCCGGGGCTTCACCACCGTGCGCGATGCGGGCGGCGCGGGCTGGGGCCTGAAGTGCGCCGTCAACGAAGGCACGGTGAAGGGGCCGCGCCTGTTCATTTCGGGCCGCGCCATCAGCCAGACGGGCGGCCACGGCGATCCGCGTCCGCGTTCCGACCACCTGCGCCCGATGAGCTTTTGCGGTTGCTGCTTCCGCGCGGGCGACATCGGCCGCGTGGCCGACGGCATCGACGACGTGCGCAAGGCCGTGCGCCAGGAACTCCAGATGGGCGCCGACCAGATCAAGATGATGGCTTCGGGCGGCGTGGCATCGCCGACTGATCCGATTGCGTCCTACGGCTATTCGGAAGAAGAAATTCGCGTCATCGTTGACGAAGCCGCCAGCCGCCAAACCTATGTGATGGCGCATTCCTACACGGCCGACGCCATCGAACGCGCCATCCGCAACGGCGTGCGCACCATTGAACACGGCAACCTGGTTGACGAGCGCGTGGCGCGCTTCATGGCCGAGAAGGGCGCGTTCGTGGTGCCCACGCTGGTGACGTACGAAGCGCTGGCCAATGAAGGCGCGGACTACGGCCTGCCGCCCGATTCGGTGGCGAAGATTGCCACGGTGCGCACCGCCGGGCTGCATTCGCTGGAGATCTACAAGAAGGCGGGCGTGAAGATCGGCTATGGCTCGGATCTGCTCGGCCCGTCACAGCGCCTGCAAAGCGATGAATTCCGGATTCGCAACGAAGTGCTGTCCGCGCAGGAAGTGATCCAGTGCGCCACCACCACCGCCGCCGAAGTGCTGAACCAGGTCGGCCAGTTGGGCCGCATCCAGGTGGGCGCGCTGGCGGATGTGTTGTTGGTGGACGGCAACCCGTATCGCGACCTGTCCTGCCTGCTGGGCCAGGGCGAGCACATCGACCTCATCATGAAGGAAGGCGTCATCGAACATAACGGGCTGGGGGGGTAA
- a CDS encoding ABC transporter permease — translation MTTATVDGRPSRWLGPGLAFPASLVVLVIIMVPILQLARYSFNQFDPVDLMQTAFTFENYAKFFGDAYYRDIFFTTLWVAGLCTLLALVLGFPVAYFLARTQSKYKSLFVILLVFPLMVGNVVRAAGWMVALGNAGVLNATLQGLGLIDKPISLMYTPTAVVIGTTAVVMPYLILTLQSVLEGMDLSVEEAARNVGASFFTTFRRIVLPIAAPGVAAGTMLVFILCMNAYATPVLLGGSGLTMMAPALYDQITRASNWPFGAALAVILVCGTLIIALLSNWLIHRRYIKTMAS, via the coding sequence ATGACAACTGCAACCGTAGACGGGCGTCCCAGCCGCTGGCTGGGGCCGGGGCTGGCCTTTCCGGCATCGCTGGTGGTGCTGGTGATCATCATGGTGCCCATCCTGCAACTGGCGCGCTACAGCTTCAACCAGTTCGACCCGGTCGATCTGATGCAAACCGCCTTCACCTTCGAGAACTACGCCAAGTTCTTTGGCGATGCGTATTACCGCGACATCTTCTTCACCACCTTGTGGGTGGCGGGGCTATGCACGCTGCTTGCGCTGGTGCTGGGCTTTCCGGTGGCGTACTTTCTGGCGCGCACGCAGAGCAAATACAAAAGCCTGTTCGTGATCCTGCTGGTGTTTCCGCTGATGGTGGGCAACGTGGTGCGCGCGGCGGGCTGGATGGTGGCGCTGGGCAATGCGGGCGTGCTGAACGCCACGCTGCAGGGCCTGGGCCTGATCGACAAGCCCATCTCGCTGATGTACACGCCCACGGCGGTCGTCATCGGCACCACGGCCGTTGTCATGCCCTACCTGATCCTGACGCTGCAAAGCGTGCTGGAAGGCATGGACCTGTCGGTGGAAGAAGCCGCGCGCAACGTCGGCGCCAGCTTCTTCACCACGTTTCGCCGCATCGTGCTGCCGATTGCCGCGCCGGGCGTGGCGGCGGGCACGATGCTGGTGTTCATCTTGTGCATGAACGCCTACGCCACGCCGGTGCTGCTGGGCGGTTCCGGCCTGACGATGATGGCGCCCGCGTTGTATGACCAGATCACCCGCGCATCGAACTGGCCGTTCGGCGCCGCGCTGGCCGTCATTCTGGTGTGCGGCACGCTGATCATTGCACTGCTTTCGAACTGGCTGATCCATCGGCGCTACATCAAGACCATGGCGTCTTGA
- a CDS encoding ABC transporter ATP-binding protein has product MAKVSIENVRKQFGAAVAVSDFSLEIAEGELVTFLGPSGCGKTTTLRMIAGFITPTAGRILIGDTDVTRLPVHKRDTGMVFQRYALFPHMTVAENVAFGLEMHKVPKAERDAKIRRVLDMVRMTELRDRYPRQLSGGQQQRVAIARALAIEPKVFLLDEPLSNLDAKLRLEVREEIRSLQQRLGLTTVFVTHDQEEALAIADRMAIMHDGIVQQVGAPDTLYEHPANLFVADFLGKMNVFTGRGQADNQFHTDAGQRITTPGGAGATHVGVRPERVRLAEQPSGGNALPGVVESSLYLGSVLEVRVQLEGGNRMISQVANGGAGRAQPAPGARVYACFEPEDCVAFTQ; this is encoded by the coding sequence ATGGCGAAGGTCTCAATCGAGAATGTCCGCAAGCAATTCGGTGCGGCGGTAGCGGTTTCCGATTTTTCACTGGAAATCGCGGAAGGCGAACTGGTCACGTTCCTGGGCCCCAGCGGCTGCGGCAAGACAACCACGCTGCGCATGATTGCCGGCTTCATCACACCCACCGCCGGCCGCATCCTGATCGGCGACACCGACGTGACCCGGCTGCCGGTACACAAGCGCGACACCGGCATGGTGTTCCAGCGCTATGCGCTGTTTCCGCACATGACGGTGGCCGAAAACGTGGCGTTCGGGCTGGAGATGCACAAGGTGCCCAAGGCCGAGCGCGATGCCAAGATCCGCCGCGTGCTCGACATGGTGCGCATGACCGAACTGCGTGATCGCTATCCGCGCCAGTTGTCGGGCGGCCAGCAGCAACGCGTGGCCATTGCACGCGCGCTGGCCATCGAACCCAAGGTGTTCTTGCTGGACGAACCCCTGTCCAACCTGGACGCCAAGCTGCGGCTGGAAGTGCGTGAAGAAATCCGTTCCTTGCAGCAGCGTCTGGGGCTGACCACCGTGTTCGTCACGCACGACCAGGAAGAAGCCCTGGCGATTGCCGACCGCATGGCCATCATGCATGACGGCATCGTGCAGCAAGTGGGCGCGCCCGATACCTTGTACGAACACCCCGCCAATCTTTTCGTGGCCGACTTCCTGGGCAAGATGAACGTGTTTACTGGCCGTGGCCAGGCCGATAACCAGTTCCATACCGACGCGGGCCAGCGTATCACCACGCCGGGCGGGGCAGGGGCCACGCATGTGGGTGTGCGGCCCGAGCGCGTGCGGCTGGCTGAGCAGCCTTCCGGCGGCAACGCCTTGCCGGGTGTGGTGGAGTCGTCGCTGTACCTGGGGTCGGTGCTGGAAGTGCGCGTGCAGCTGGAAGGCGGCAACCGCATGATCAGCCAGGTGGCCAATGGGGGCGCGGGCCGCGCGCAGCCGGCGCCCGGTGCGCGCGTGTACGCGTGCTTCGAGCCCGAAGACTGCGTGGCCTTCACCCAATAG
- a CDS encoding ABC transporter permease, which yields MHSAPPLNSAATAAQATPIRVIPWATWLHRVFVVLMYAFMLCPIVLVVWLSFFKDAILYFPPSGYTLSWYVKAWDNPAFANGFLFSLQVSLVAAAIGVVMGVLAAVGIARYRFQGSKGVNTLLLSPLLIPGIVAGVGIYLFYLRAEEVLDQDIVGTFGGLIIAHVCLTIPWTVRLVTAGMAGLDGSIEEAARNLGASAPKAFMRVTLPMLRPSIVAAALFSFVVSFENLELSLSLVGPGRTTLPIAIMQYLEFNLDPTIASVASVQILLLGIIMLVTDRYVKLSQVV from the coding sequence TTGCATAGCGCGCCTCCCCTGAACTCGGCCGCCACTGCCGCCCAAGCCACGCCCATACGCGTGATTCCCTGGGCAACATGGCTGCACCGGGTCTTCGTCGTATTGATGTATGCGTTCATGCTCTGCCCCATCGTGCTGGTGGTCTGGTTGAGCTTCTTCAAGGACGCCATTCTTTACTTTCCCCCATCCGGCTACACGCTGTCCTGGTACGTGAAAGCGTGGGACAACCCCGCGTTCGCCAACGGCTTCCTGTTCAGCCTGCAAGTGTCGCTGGTGGCCGCCGCCATCGGCGTGGTGATGGGCGTGCTGGCCGCCGTCGGCATTGCGCGTTACCGCTTCCAGGGCAGCAAGGGCGTCAACACCTTGCTGCTGTCGCCCTTGCTGATACCCGGCATCGTGGCGGGCGTGGGCATCTACCTGTTTTATCTGCGCGCTGAAGAAGTGCTGGACCAGGACATCGTCGGCACCTTCGGCGGCCTGATCATTGCGCACGTCTGCCTGACGATTCCGTGGACGGTGCGTTTGGTGACGGCGGGCATGGCCGGGCTGGATGGCTCCATCGAGGAAGCCGCGCGCAATCTGGGCGCCAGCGCACCCAAGGCCTTCATGCGCGTGACGCTGCCCATGCTGCGCCCGTCCATCGTGGCGGCCGCGCTGTTCAGCTTCGTGGTGTCTTTTGAAAACCTGGAACTGTCGCTCTCGCTGGTGGGGCCGGGCCGCACCACGCTGCCGATCGCCATCATGCAGTACTTGGAATTCAATCTGGACCCGACCATCGCTTCGGTGGCTTCGGTGCAAATCTTGCTGTTGGGCATCATCATGCTTGTGACCGACCGCTATGTGAAACTCAGTCAGGTGGTGTAA
- a CDS encoding M14 family metallopeptidase, producing MMPSSTSYFPRSYAESRERFLADAERLGAAVASYPIEARGSEGEALATDVALIGAPNAQRLLVMTSATHGVEGFCGAGCQFALMDDAPMLKRARQAGVALLLVHAVNPHGYSWMARTDEGNVDLNRNVQPFDGTPLPANPGYGALHPLLLPAQWPPSEDNQRDVARYVAEHGQAAFAQAVSRGQYTHADGLFYGGAAPAASRENLRRILETHASAYAHIGWIDVHTGLGPRGHGEKIYAGRRDDAEVARARQWWGLDIAVPFQGTSASVDITGHLASLIYQACPQSSPTLMALEYGTVPFDDVVLALRGRNWLRANPDAPAALRRDILQATQDAFYCHAYDWHGMVLGQSRVAVLQALCGLEAAH from the coding sequence ATGATGCCCAGCAGTACCAGCTACTTTCCCCGCAGCTACGCGGAATCGCGCGAACGATTCCTGGCTGACGCCGAGCGCCTGGGCGCCGCCGTCGCGTCCTACCCGATCGAGGCGCGCGGCAGCGAGGGCGAGGCCTTGGCTACCGACGTGGCGCTGATCGGCGCGCCCAATGCGCAACGCCTGTTGGTCATGACGTCCGCCACGCATGGCGTCGAAGGCTTTTGCGGCGCGGGCTGCCAGTTTGCCTTGATGGACGACGCGCCGATGTTGAAACGCGCGCGTCAGGCGGGCGTGGCCCTGCTGCTGGTGCACGCGGTGAACCCCCACGGTTATTCGTGGATGGCGCGCACCGACGAAGGCAACGTCGATTTGAACCGTAACGTGCAGCCTTTTGATGGCACGCCGCTGCCCGCGAACCCGGGCTACGGCGCGCTGCATCCGCTGCTGCTGCCGGCGCAATGGCCGCCGTCGGAAGACAACCAGCGCGACGTCGCCCGCTATGTGGCCGAACATGGGCAGGCCGCGTTCGCGCAAGCCGTGTCGCGCGGCCAGTACACCCATGCCGATGGTCTGTTCTACGGCGGCGCCGCGCCCGCCGCATCGCGCGAAAACCTGCGTCGCATCCTGGAAACCCATGCCAGCGCCTACGCGCATATCGGCTGGATCGACGTGCATACCGGCCTGGGGCCGCGCGGCCACGGAGAAAAAATCTACGCCGGCCGCCGCGATGACGCCGAAGTGGCGCGCGCGCGCCAATGGTGGGGCCTGGACATCGCGGTGCCGTTTCAGGGCACGTCGGCATCGGTGGACATTACCGGCCACCTGGCCAGCCTGATCTACCAGGCCTGCCCGCAGTCTTCCCCCACGCTGATGGCGCTGGAATACGGCACCGTGCCGTTCGACGACGTGGTGCTGGCGCTGCGCGGCCGCAACTGGCTGCGGGCCAACCCCGATGCGCCCGCCGCGCTGCGCCGCGACATCCTGCAAGCCACGCAAGACGCGTTCTATTGCCACGCCTACGACTGGCACGGCATGGTGCTGGGCCAAAGCCGCGTGGCCGTGCTGCAAGCGCTATGCGGGCTTGAAGCCGCGCATTGA
- a CDS encoding MFS transporter gives MSIAIAAASGRQQPLHSSTMRRRVIAGTTIGNALEFFDFTVFTFLMLVIGPLFFPAASSYGQLLLTTATFGVGFLMRPVGGMLIGSYADRHGRRAAMTLTLWLMGLGCALIAAAPTYAQMGVAGPVLMVLARLIQGFAAGGEVGASTTLLVEHAPADKRGFYSSWQFGSQSLGVMLGALTVALLTATLSQEQMQAWGWRVPFVIGILTVPVGAYIRRNLEETLEPASASAREPMPASTHAPEAAPQARTHQPLRRVFTEHKALVVKGILLVIGGMVCAQIIGFYMPAYANKELGLPATSTLFASVVLGAIGFVIAPFVGMLADRVGRKKVIFWSRAATVCALLPCFQWLVSAPSTARLMTVIALLAVLLALQTAPVITMLPELFPKAVRTTGMSVVYGLGISVFGGFAQFFVTWLLHVTGNPMAPAWYLMVTVTLSTVVLFWIQDRTGHAIDTQEA, from the coding sequence ATGTCTATCGCCATCGCCGCCGCATCCGGCCGGCAGCAGCCTTTGCATTCGTCGACGATGCGCCGGCGCGTGATCGCCGGCACCACCATCGGCAACGCGCTGGAGTTCTTCGACTTCACCGTCTTCACGTTTCTGATGCTGGTCATTGGTCCGCTGTTCTTTCCGGCGGCCTCCAGCTATGGCCAGTTACTGCTCACCACCGCCACCTTTGGCGTGGGCTTTCTGATGCGGCCGGTGGGCGGCATGCTGATCGGTTCCTACGCCGACCGCCACGGTCGCCGCGCCGCCATGACGCTGACGCTGTGGCTGATGGGCCTGGGCTGCGCGCTGATCGCCGCCGCGCCCACCTATGCGCAGATGGGCGTGGCCGGCCCGGTGCTGATGGTGTTGGCGCGCTTGATTCAGGGCTTCGCCGCGGGTGGCGAGGTTGGCGCGTCGACCACGCTGCTGGTGGAACACGCGCCCGCCGACAAGCGTGGCTTTTATTCAAGCTGGCAGTTCGGCAGCCAGTCGCTGGGGGTGATGCTGGGCGCGCTGACGGTGGCGCTGCTGACGGCCACGCTCAGCCAGGAACAGATGCAAGCCTGGGGCTGGCGCGTGCCGTTCGTGATCGGCATCCTGACCGTGCCGGTGGGGGCCTACATCCGCCGCAACCTGGAAGAAACCTTGGAGCCCGCGTCGGCCTCCGCGCGGGAACCCATGCCGGCATCCACGCATGCGCCCGAGGCCGCGCCCCAGGCGCGCACCCACCAGCCGCTGCGCCGCGTCTTCACCGAACACAAGGCGCTGGTCGTCAAAGGCATCCTGCTGGTGATCGGCGGCATGGTGTGCGCGCAGATCATCGGCTTCTACATGCCGGCCTACGCCAACAAGGAATTGGGGCTGCCTGCCACGTCCACGCTGTTCGCCAGCGTGGTGCTGGGCGCCATCGGCTTTGTGATCGCGCCCTTTGTCGGCATGCTGGCTGACCGGGTGGGCCGCAAGAAGGTCATCTTCTGGTCGCGCGCGGCCACGGTGTGCGCCTTGCTGCCCTGCTTTCAGTGGCTGGTGTCCGCGCCCAGCACGGCGCGGCTGATGACGGTGATTGCGCTGCTGGCCGTGTTGCTGGCCTTGCAGACGGCGCCGGTCATCACGATGCTGCCCGAGCTGTTTCCGAAGGCGGTGCGCACCACCGGCATGTCTGTCGTGTATGGTCTGGGCATCTCGGTTTTTGGCGGCTTTGCGCAGTTCTTCGTGACCTGGCTGCTGCACGTCACCGGCAACCCCATGGCGCCCGCCTGGTACTTGATGGTGACCGTGACGCTTTCCACCGTGGTGCTGTTCTGGATACAGGACCGCACCGGCCATGCAATCGACACTCAGGAGGCATGA
- a CDS encoding LysR substrate-binding domain-containing protein, translating into MNLRQLRAFVLIAEHGSIRAAARALFVTQPAATRSLRELEQSVGAELVRRSARGVELTPYGAALYKRAVVILQEARRAQEEIGQMRDGEGGSLNLAISSAALTVLPAALAAFRARMPRVAVAFNEVAPPFSHEQLESGRYDFLVQTEYDGEIDDGFARTTLFTLPLAVGARAGNPLRHARTLADLHDALWLLPGNIQAPANLLRLAFAAHKLPAPSDVIPCQSIAVALAIIADSDALGIFVRNLFDHRLLPRDLRMVPLSHELPAARVSILTRADSPPTPAAQCFIDCLLDAHARSSR; encoded by the coding sequence ATGAACCTTCGCCAATTGCGCGCCTTCGTCCTGATTGCCGAACACGGCAGCATCCGCGCGGCCGCGCGCGCCCTGTTCGTGACGCAACCCGCCGCCACGCGCAGCCTGCGTGAGCTTGAGCAAAGCGTGGGCGCCGAACTGGTGCGGCGCAGCGCGCGCGGCGTCGAACTCACGCCTTACGGCGCGGCGCTGTACAAGCGCGCGGTGGTGATCCTGCAAGAGGCACGGCGCGCGCAGGAAGAGATCGGGCAGATGCGCGACGGTGAAGGGGGTTCCTTGAACCTGGCCATCAGTTCGGCCGCCTTGACGGTGCTGCCCGCCGCGCTGGCGGCGTTTCGGGCGCGCATGCCGCGCGTGGCCGTGGCCTTCAATGAAGTGGCGCCGCCCTTCAGCCACGAGCAATTGGAATCCGGCCGCTACGACTTTCTGGTGCAAACCGAGTACGACGGCGAGATCGACGACGGCTTTGCCCGCACCACGCTTTTCACGCTGCCGCTGGCGGTGGGCGCGCGCGCGGGCAACCCCTTGCGCCACGCGCGCACGCTGGCTGACCTGCACGACGCGCTGTGGCTGTTGCCCGGCAACATCCAGGCGCCCGCCAACCTGCTGCGGCTGGCCTTCGCGGCGCACAAGCTGCCCGCGCCGAGTGATGTGATTCCGTGCCAGTCGATCGCGGTGGCACTGGCCATCATTGCCGACAGCGACGCGCTGGGCATCTTCGTGCGCAATCTGTTTGACCACCGGCTGCTGCCGCGCGACCTGCGCATGGTGCCCTTGTCCCACGAGCTGCCGGCCGCGCGCGTGTCCATTCTGACCCGGGCTGATTCCCCGCCTACCCCCGCCGCGCAGTGCTTCATCGACTGCCTGCTCGACGCCCATGCCAGATCCTCGCGCTAG
- a CDS encoding FadR/GntR family transcriptional regulator, giving the protein MVFPRLPSPPTLTDTVTKRLLAEIDDGRVLPGEKLPTEAALAEQFGVSRTVIREAVSRLRQDGIVEARQGSGVYVTGLGGNRALRIDATELSSLDAVLHIVDLRRALETEIAAQAAAVRKKRDMAEIDRALAAISQAVADGGDGVKEDVAFHRSIARATGNPYFLTTLAFVSQFLEAATRVTRGNEARHADLMRDVLHEHVAIVEAIRQQDVEGAREAARIHMVNAAKRLSRAHR; this is encoded by the coding sequence ATGGTGTTCCCCCGCCTTCCGTCCCCGCCCACGTTGACCGACACGGTCACCAAGCGCCTGCTCGCCGAAATCGACGACGGCCGCGTGCTGCCGGGCGAAAAGCTGCCCACCGAAGCCGCGCTGGCCGAGCAGTTTGGCGTGAGCCGCACCGTGATCCGCGAAGCCGTGTCGCGGCTGCGGCAGGACGGTATCGTGGAAGCGCGGCAAGGCAGCGGCGTCTACGTGACCGGCCTTGGCGGCAACCGAGCCTTGCGCATCGACGCCACCGAACTCAGTTCACTGGACGCGGTGCTGCACATTGTGGATTTGCGCCGCGCGCTGGAAACCGAAATCGCCGCCCAGGCCGCGGCGGTGCGCAAGAAGCGCGACATGGCCGAGATTGACCGCGCGCTGGCCGCGATTTCACAGGCGGTGGCGGACGGCGGCGACGGCGTGAAGGAAGACGTGGCGTTTCACCGCAGCATCGCGCGCGCCACGGGCAACCCCTACTTCTTGACCACGCTGGCGTTCGTCAGCCAATTCCTGGAAGCCGCCACCCGCGTGACGCGCGGCAACGAAGCCCGCCATGCCGACCTGATGCGCGATGTGCTGCACGAACACGTTGCCATCGTCGAAGCCATCCGCCAGCAAGACGTGGAAGGCGCGCGCGAGGCAGCGCGCATCCACATGGTGAACGCGGCCAAGCGGCTTAGCCGGGCGCACCGCTGA